One Rhododendron vialii isolate Sample 1 chromosome 2a, ASM3025357v1 genomic region harbors:
- the LOC131316664 gene encoding F-box protein At2g26160-like, whose protein sequence is MEEEEKKRRRSSSSRRPSSSSIVGGSPSSLSSNNNNSIEEERMGKWAELPEDLLVLTAERLILLEDFLSFSGVCRSWRSVAINDNFKGSEQTPWLMLAKKDKPDDRQFISLRKGGVIRTVNLPEARGKRCLESLGWLVTISQDGDMNLLHPFTRVQINLPQVTKNYHLDSMKNHLSFIHKAVLSSRPEESNDFVLVVIYGCSRRLAFWRPEDKSWTAVNVGLISFCDINFYKGPCYGVTSNGMVLAFDVWGRNPTLAWHVGYGPREFIGHGGLKQPYIVQSADVVLIVIRVFREACLSVFLEDDHFGFSNNGESRVYYATCGFKVFEVGECVEKTSLGDNALFLGDNSSVSVVASRFRGIKSNCIYYTSNFKRGEGNDMCIYDMEDGNHRPCYEEESSSLTCPPIWVNPSSF, encoded by the exons atggaagaagaagaaaagaaaagaagaagaagcagcagcagccgTCGTCCCAGTTCGTCGTCGATCGTCGGCGGGTCGCCGTCGTCACT ATCTAGTAATAACAATAACAGCATAGAAGAAGAGAGGATGGGAAAATGGGCAGAACTCCCAGAAGACCTGCTTGTCCTAACTGCTGAACGATTAATTCTCTTGGAAGATTTCCTCTCTTTTAGTGGAGTTTGTAGATCGTGGCGTTCTGTTGCAATCAACGACAATTTCAAGGGATCTGAACAAACCCCATGGCTTATGCTCGCTAAGAAAGACAAACCTGACGACCGTCAGTTTATTAGCCTGAGAAAAGGCGGCGTTATTCGTACAGTCAATTTACCAGAAGCAAGGGGAAAACGATGTCTGGAGTCTTTGGGTTGGTTGGTAACCATATCCCAGGACGGTGACATGAATCTACTCCATCCTTTCACTCGTGTTCAAATAAATCTTCCCCAAGTCACTAAAAACTACCACCTGGACAGCATGAAAAACCATCTGAGTTTCATACACAAGGCCGTCTTGTCTTCTCGCCCGGAGGAGAGCAACGATTTTGTACTCGTGGTTATATATGGATGCAGCAGACGTCTTGCTTTTTGGAGACCTGAAGATAAGTCTTGGACCGCCGTCAACGTTGGATTAATTTCCTTCTGTGATATCAACTTTTATAAGGGACCATGTTATGGGGTCACAAGTAATGGCATGGTTCTTGCTTTCGACGTTTGGGGGCGTAACCCGACTCTGGCTTGGCACGTTGGATATGGACCTCGTGAATTCATTGGACACGGTGGGCTCAAGCAACCATACATAGTACAATCTGCGGATGTGGTACTGATAGTAATTCGAGTCTTTCGAGAAGCATGTCTGTCAGTTTTTTTGGAAGACGACCACTTTGGTTTCAGTAATAACGGTGAGTCTAGGGTTTATTACGCGACGTGCGGATTTAAAGTATTCGAGGTGGGGGAATGTGTGGAGAAAACAAGCTTAGGCGACAACGCCCTGTTCTTGGGTGACAATTCTTCGGTCTCTGTTGTCGCATCTAGATTTCGAGGGATTAAATCTAACTGTATATATTACACCAGCAATTTTAAGCGAGGAGAAGGAAATGACATGTGTATCTACGACATGGAAGATGGAAATCACAGGCCTTGCTACGAAGAGGAGTCTTCCAGTCTTACTTGTCCACCGATCTGGGTTAACCCATCTTCTTTCTAA
- the LOC131317578 gene encoding F-box protein SKIP23-like, translating into MKKKMRNWAELPEDLLVLTANKITLFEDFLSFSGVCRSWRSVAINDNFKGSEQIPWLMLSDKDKPDERKFVSLRKGGVIRTVNLPEVRGKRCLETLGWLVTIAEDGEINLLHPFTRVQINLPHVTTFKNYHMRTSDKNMSFIRKAVLSTRPEESKDYALVVAYGDSGFVGFWRPGDKSWTDVRISLLYFHDIIFHEGLFYGVVGRGFVFAFDVWGPNPTRPWIALLAPDMYEGTGMQEQLFIVEAKGVVLMVIRYLSGPYFWDDHHYVPDNTNRSRVDYRTCRLQVFQAALREQGQWLEITSLGDNAVFLGDNASVSVDASRFPEIKANCIYYTDEYWEFRKQGGVLKHTGIYCLEDGRTLSDAGVIAEEYHRKHSKAYFH; encoded by the exons atgaagaagaagatgagaaatTGGGCCGAACTTCCAGAAGACCTACTCGTTCTAACTGCGAACAAAATAACTCTCTTTGAAGATTTTCTCTCCTTCAGCGGAGTTTGCAGATCATGGCGTTCTGTTGCAATCAACGACAATTTCAAAGGATCTGAACAAATCCCATGGCTTATGCTCTCTGACAAAGACAAACCCGACGAACGTAAGTTTGTTAGCCTGAGAAAAGGCGGCGTTATTCGCACTGTCAATCTACCAGAAGTAAGGGGAAAACGATGCCTGGAAACTTTGGGTTGGTTAGTTACCATAGCCGAAGACGGTGAGATTAATCTACTCCATCCTTTCACTCGAGTTCAAATAAATCTTCCCCATGTCACCACCTTCAAAAACTACCACATGAGAACCAGTGACAAAAATATGAGTTTCATACGTAAGGCCGTCTTGTCAACGCGCCCAGAGGAGAGCAAAGATTATGCACTCGTGGTTGCATATGGAGACAGCGGATTTGTTGGTTTTTGGAGACCTGGAGATAAGTCCTGGACCGATGTCAGAATCTCTCTGCTTTACTTCCATGATATCATTTTTCATGAGGGACTATTTTACGGGGTCGTTGGTAGGGGCTTTGTTTTTGCTTTCGATGTTTGGGGGCCTAACCCGACTCGGCCATGGATTGCTTTGCTTGCACCTGACATGTACGAAGGCACTGGAATGCAAGAGCAACTGTTTATTGTAGAAGCTAAAGGGGTGGTACTAATGGTGATTCGTTATTTATCGGGGCCGTATTTTTGGGACGACCATCACTATGTTCCAGATAATACGAATAGGTCAAGGGTTGATTACCGAACATGCAGGCTTCAAGTGTTCCAGGCTGCTCTAAGAGAACAAGGGCAATGGTTGGAGATAACGAGCTTAGGTGACAATGCCGTATTCTTGGGAGACAATGCTTCCGTCTCTGTTGATGCCTCTAGATTTCCAGAAATTAAGGCTAATTGTATCTATTACACCGACGAGTATTGGGAATTTCGCAAACAAGGAGGAGTGCTGAAACACACGGGTATCTATTGCTTGGAAGATGGAA gGACATTGAGTGATGCAGGTGTCATAGCGGAGGAGTACCACCGCAAGCATTCCAAGGCTTATTTTCACTAA
- the LOC131317579 gene encoding F-box protein At2g26160-like, with protein MKKKMRNWAELPEDLLVLTANKITLFEDFLSFSGVCRSWHSVAINDNFKGSEQIPWLMLSDKDKPDERKFVSLRKGGVIRTVNLPEVRGKRCLETLGWLVTIAEDGEINLLHPFTRVQINLPHVTTFKDYRRKRRYDNTSFIHKAVLSSRPEESKDYVLVVIHGNCGHLGYWRPGDESWTDVKISLLYFRDIIFHEGLFYGVVGRGFVFAFNVWGPDPTQPWIALHAPYMYEGTAMKEQLFIVESKGVVLMVIRYLSRPYFWDANHYVPDNTNRSRVDYRTCRLQVFQAALREQGQWLEITSLGDNAVFLGDNASVSVDASRFPGIKANCIYYTDEYWEFRKRGGVLRHTGIYCLEDGSKSPCYEEESFNPICPPLWVNPSSF; from the coding sequence atgaagaagaagatgagaaatTGGGCCGAACTCCCAGAAGACCTACTCGTTCTAACTGCGAACAAAATAACTCTCTTTGAAGATTTTCTCTCTTTCAGCGGAGTTTGCAGGTCATGGCATTCTGTCGCAATCAACGACAATTTCAAAGGATCTGAACAAATCCCATGGCTTATGCTCTCTGACAAAGACAAACCCGACGAGCGTAAGTTTGTTAGCCTGAGAAAAGGCGGCGTTATTCGCACTGTCAATCTACCAGAAGTAAGGGGAAAACGATGCCTGGAAACTTTGGGTTGGTTAGTTACCATAGCCGAAGACGGTGAGATTAATCTACTCCATCCTTTCACTCGAGTTCAAATAAATCTTCCCCATGTCACTACCTTCAAAGACTACCGCAGGAAAAGACGTTACGACAATACGAGTTTCATACATAAGGCCGTCTTGTCTTCACGCCCGGAGGAGAGCAAAGATTACGTACTCGTGGTTATACATGGAAACTGCGGACATCTTGGTTATTGGAGACCTGGAGATGAGTCCTGGACCGATGTCAAAATCTCTCTGCTTTACTTCCGTGATATCATTTTTCATGAGGGACTATTTTACGGGGTCGTTGGTAGGGgctttgtttttgctttcaaCGTTTGGGGGCCTGACCCGACTCAGCCATGGATTGCTTTGCATGCACCATACATGTACGAAGGCACTGCAATGAAAGAGCAACTGTTTATTGTGGAATCTAAAGGGGTGGTACTAATGGTGATTCGTTATTTATCGAGGCCGTATTTTTGGGACGCCAATCACTATGTTCCGGATAATACGAATAGGTCAAGGGTTGATTACCGAACATGCAGGCTTCAAGTGTTCCAGGCTGCTCTAAGAGAACAAGGGCAATGGTTGGAGATAACGAGCTTAGGTGATAATGCCGTATTCTTGGGAGACAATGCTTCCGTCTCTGTTGATGCCTCAAGATTTCCAGGAATTAAGGCTAATTGTATCTATTACACCGACGAGTATTGGGAATTTCGCAAACGAGGAGGAGTACTAAGACATACGGGTATCTATTGCTTGGAAGATGGAAGCAAAAGTCCTTGCTATGAAGAGGAGTCTTTTAATCCGATATGTCCACCTTTGTGGGTTAACCCATCGTCTTTTTGA